The Polynucleobacter sp. JS-JIR-5-A7 region ATACTGCTGTTGTGGCCCTAACACACGATCCTAAGCTTGATGACATGGCGCTGATGGAAGCCTTAAAGTCCCCCGCCTTTTATGTGGGTGCTTTAGGTAGTCGTAATAACACTCAAAAACGCAAAGAGCGTTTACTCGATTTTGATGTCAGCAAAGAGGAGGTGGAGCGCTTGCATGGGCCAGTGGGCCTCTACATCGGAGCACTCACCCCACCAGAAATCGCAGTATCGATTCTGGCGGAAGTGATCGCCGTTAAATACGGTGTTGCGATTCCGAAGAAAGTTTAATTTTTCGGCTTAGTTAGCCTTCAGCTTGCCCTCTTTGAGGCGTGGCTCTACGAAATGACCTTTGCGTGCGCGGTTGCCAGCAAACGACTTTAGGGTTTTTGCATCCAAACTCAGTTCAGTAGGCTTACCGGCTCGTCCTGCCCCTGAATAGGTAGCGCCATTTGGTCCCACCGCAATGGCAGAAGCCATAAACTCTTTGTCATCCAAGCCCATCAAGATCACGCCTTTGCCACCAGTTGGCAGACGCTTGAGCTCATCTAACGGGAATACAAGCAACTTAGAAGCTTCTGATAAGCAGGCAACTTGCTTCATGCCAACTTGTACCTGAGTGGCCCCTAAAGGCGCATCACCCGGCACTTTAGCATCAACAGTAATAAAAGATTTGCCAGCCTTATTGCGTGTAGTCATATCCGACACATTAGCCAAGAAACCATAACCTGCTTTAGTAGAAAGTAATACCAAATCATCGGACTGACCAGCGTAATAAGCGACCATTTGCGAGCCTGCCGCTAAGTTTACAAAGCTGGTCAATGGAGAGCCATCACCGCGTGCACCAGGTAGCTCGCTCACAGGCACTGTATAGACACGGCCATCACTACCGAAGCCCTGAATAACATCTACCGTTCGCACCTCGAAGGTTGCATAGAGCGCATCACCAGCCTTAAAGCTAAATTGTGTAGCGTCATGCTCATGGCCTTGTCGCACCCTGACCCAGCCTTTTTGAGAAACGATCACTGTGACTGGCTCATCAATCACCTTCGTTTCTGCAACAGCACGCTTATCTTCCTGAATCAAAGTGCGACGATCGTCACCAAAGTCTTTGATATCAGATTCGATTTCTTTAATGATGCGTTTACGTAAAACAGTATCACTTTGTAACAAACCCTCTAAATCATCACGCTCGGATTTAAGCTCTTTAAGCTCTTGCTCAATCTTGATGCCCTCTAAGCGCGCCAATTGCCGCAAGCGAATATCAAGAATGTCTTCAGCTTGACGATCCGTAAGTTTGAACTCTTTCATCAGATCAGCTTTGGGCTCATCGCTATTGCGAATGATCTTGATAACCTTATCAATATTGAGAAGAACCGTTAAGCGCCCTTCCAAAATATGCATGCGGTCTTTAACTTTGCCTAAGCGGAACTGAGTACGACGTGTGACTGTTGCCACTCTGAACGCTATCCACTCAGAAATAATCTCTT contains the following coding sequences:
- the parC gene encoding DNA topoisomerase IV subunit A, which produces MNLNEDNKDSLTLAVYAERAYLDYAISVVKGRALPDVSDGQKPVQRRILFSMSEMGLRADAKPVKSARVVGDVLGKFHPHGDQSAYDALVRLAQSFSLRYPLIDGQGNFGSRDGDGAAAMRYTEARLTKIAGLLLSEIDEGTVDFAPNYDGSFQEPKLLPARLPFVLLNGASGIAVGMATEIPSHNLREVASAAIALMKSPKLSTADLLEIMPGPDYPGGGQIISSTAEIAQIYETGRGSVKVRARWSVEELARGQWQVVVNELPPSASSQRVLQEIEEITNPKVKVGKKTLTPEQNNLKSTILNVLDGVRDESSKDAAVRLVFEPKSKNIDVNEFVNLLLAHTSLESNAPMNLVMIGNDGRPRQKGLKEIISEWIAFRVATVTRRTQFRLGKVKDRMHILEGRLTVLLNIDKVIKIIRNSDEPKADLMKEFKLTDRQAEDILDIRLRQLARLEGIKIEQELKELKSERDDLEGLLQSDTVLRKRIIKEIESDIKDFGDDRRTLIQEDKRAVAETKVIDEPVTVIVSQKGWVRVRQGHEHDATQFSFKAGDALYATFEVRTVDVIQGFGSDGRVYTVPVSELPGARGDGSPLTSFVNLAAGSQMVAYYAGQSDDLVLLSTKAGYGFLANVSDMTTRNKAGKSFITVDAKVPGDAPLGATQVQVGMKQVACLSEASKLLVFPLDELKRLPTGGKGVILMGLDDKEFMASAIAVGPNGATYSGAGRAGKPTELSLDAKTLKSFAGNRARKGHFVEPRLKEGKLKAN